In Microbulbifer pacificus, the genomic stretch TAGTTATTGGAGAGTTTGCCCAACAGACGGCTCACGGTATTCCGCATATCGTGACGCGGAATAATCATGTCGATGGCACCGTGCTCCAGCAGAAACTCCGCGCGCTGGAAACCTTTCGGCAGTTTCTGGCGAATGGTCTGTTCGATGATATTCGGGCCGGCAAAACCCGCGCGGGCACCCGGCTCCGCCGCATTGATATCGCCAAGCAGTGCCAGCGACGCAGACACACCACCGTACACCGGGTCGGTCATGATCGAAATGTACGGCACACCCGCCATGCGCAGCTTTTCCAGCACCGCCGACGTTTTCGCCATCTGCATCAGCGAGATCAACGCCTCCTGCATCCGCGCGCCACCGGTCGCCGAGAAACACACCAGCGGAATCCGCTCTTCCAAAGCACGCTGGGCCGCGCGGGTGAATTTCTCACCCACCACATAACCCATCGAACCACCGTGGAACGCAAACTCGAACGCCACCGCCACCAGCGGCTTGCCTTCCAGCAGTCCCTGCATCGCGATCAGCGCATCTTTCTCGCCGGTCGCCTTCTGCGCCTGGGTCAGACGCTCCTTGTACTTCTTCACATCCTTGAACTTGAGGCGATCCACCGGCTCCACGTCCGCCGCCAGCTCCTCGCGATGCTCCTTGTCCAGAAACATGTCCAGGCGACGGCGCGCACCGATCCGGAAATGGTGCTCGCACTTCGGGCACACATCGAGATTGCGCTCCAGTTCCGGCAGATACAGGGTGGAATCGCACTTCACGCACTTTTTCCACACACCTTCCGGTACCTTGCTGGCACCGGCGCGGCGCTCGGTGCGGATCACCGAGGGGACAATTTTTTCTAACCAGCTCATTCTGTTTCCAAATCCGATATCTGATGCTTGCTGAATTCGTTCGCTGCCGGGCCAATACGCCCGTATCTGAGGGCCCGAGGATAAATGACCGGCAGTTCTAAAACCGCGAATTAAACCACTTTCAAAACGATTGCTCTTGGCCAGATAAGCCGCCCACTCCGGCTTTCTGGCCAGGAGCCTTAAGGAAGACCGACGCCTCAGTTATCCAGGGAGGCGCGCATCTCCGCGACCAGCCCACCAATGCGATCCTTGGCCGCCGCGGCATCAGCGGATTCACCCACCGCAGACACCAACACACTCCCCACCACGGCGCCATCGCCATCGGCACTCACCGCTTTTGCGGACGCCCCATCCTTGATACCGAAACCGACGCACAGAGGCAGATCGGTGTGACGGCGGATGCGCGCGAGGTTTTCGCGTACCGAATCCAGATCCAGGTGGCCCGCGCCAGTGACGCCTTTCAGGGAAACATAGTAGACAAATCCACTGGCCAGCCGCGTAATCTCAGCGATGCGCGCATCGCTGGTGGTGGGAGTGAGCAGGAAGATATTGCACAGATTGCGTGCCTTCAGCAGGTCGTTCAACGGGCCCGCCTCCTCAGCGGGCAAATCCACGGTGAGCGCACCGTCGCCACCGGCCTCTTGCAAGGCGTCGGCAAAAGCTTCCGCCCCCATTCTCACAATGGGGTTGGCATATCCCATCAGGATTACCGGGGTTTCAGCATCTTTTTCGCGGAACTCTTTCACCAGGGCCAGACATTTGCGCAGGGAAGCCTTCTGCTCCAGCGCGCGCTCGTGTCCTTTCTGAATCACCGGGCCTTCCG encodes the following:
- the accD gene encoding acetyl-CoA carboxylase, carboxyltransferase subunit beta codes for the protein MSWLEKIVPSVIRTERRAGASKVPEGVWKKCVKCDSTLYLPELERNLDVCPKCEHHFRIGARRRLDMFLDKEHREELAADVEPVDRLKFKDVKKYKERLTQAQKATGEKDALIAMQGLLEGKPLVAVAFEFAFHGGSMGYVVGEKFTRAAQRALEERIPLVCFSATGGARMQEALISLMQMAKTSAVLEKLRMAGVPYISIMTDPVYGGVSASLALLGDINAAEPGARAGFAGPNIIEQTIRQKLPKGFQRAEFLLEHGAIDMIIPRHDMRNTVSRLLGKLSNN
- the trpA gene encoding tryptophan synthase subunit alpha, giving the protein MSEANRIDRRFEKLRSEGRKALVTYIVAGDGGLDNTVGLMHQLVASGSDLIELGVPFSDPMAEGPVIQKGHERALEQKASLRKCLALVKEFREKDAETPVILMGYANPIVRMGAEAFADALQEAGGDGALTVDLPAEEAGPLNDLLKARNLCNIFLLTPTTSDARIAEITRLASGFVYYVSLKGVTGAGHLDLDSVRENLARIRRHTDLPLCVGFGIKDGASAKAVSADGDGAVVGSVLVSAVGESADAAAAKDRIGGLVAEMRASLDN